Proteins from a single region of Sporosarcina sp. P33:
- a CDS encoding DUF2529 family protein: MKILTTQIRGLLERIAEGQEQEIEDTARLLAQALVGEGRIILAAFGEMEAIASTALEGAEPMNGAVRYTKELELTTADRVWLLARNADHPAALELAEQLSDQFVPFAALAADKDTDDNELSSLAFAYISTGLKKGLIPGPTGERIVQPHALAALFAYEAVKLAMDDMLADEDDL, from the coding sequence GTGAAAATATTGACGACACAAATCAGAGGACTTCTGGAGAGAATTGCAGAAGGCCAGGAACAAGAAATTGAAGATACAGCCCGTCTGCTTGCGCAGGCACTTGTTGGCGAAGGGCGCATCATTTTGGCGGCTTTTGGTGAAATGGAGGCCATTGCGTCCACTGCATTGGAAGGCGCAGAGCCAATGAACGGCGCAGTCCGCTATACGAAAGAGCTCGAACTGACCACCGCAGACCGCGTGTGGCTGCTGGCACGAAATGCAGATCATCCTGCTGCACTAGAATTGGCAGAACAGCTGTCTGATCAATTCGTCCCATTCGCCGCACTAGCCGCAGATAAAGACACTGACGACAATGAACTTTCCTCCCTTGCGTTCGCTTATATTTCGACAGGTTTAAAAAAAGGGCTGATACCGGGTCCGACAGGCGAACGAATCGTCCAGCCGCACGCACTCGCCGCACTATTCGCCTACGAGGCAGTAAAGCTCGCAATGGACGACATGCTGGCGGATGAAGACGATTTATAA
- a CDS encoding response regulator, protein MKHLLIVDDQPGIRLLLEEIFKSADIKTSLASNGKEALEIVRQHHPDCVLLDMKMPGMNGVEVLQEIRNISPKALVMMMTAYSEVELTEEADRLGIDHHFTKPFDIFDVRNTVLKRLQLQGA, encoded by the coding sequence ATGAAGCATTTATTAATTGTAGATGATCAGCCGGGTATCCGGTTGTTACTGGAAGAAATATTTAAGTCAGCGGATATAAAAACATCGCTCGCGTCAAACGGAAAAGAGGCGCTGGAAATTGTCCGGCAGCATCATCCCGACTGTGTGCTGCTGGACATGAAGATGCCGGGGATGAATGGCGTCGAAGTGCTTCAGGAAATTAGAAATATCTCACCGAAGGCGCTTGTCATGATGATGACGGCATACAGCGAAGTGGAACTGACGGAAGAAGCAGACAGACTTGGCATCGATCATCACTTTACTAAGCCATTTGATATATTTGACGTACGCAATACCGTAT
- a CDS encoding CTP synthase, with the protein MTKYIFITGGVVSSLGKGINAASLGRLLKNRGLKVTNQKFDPYINIDPRMMSPYQHGEVFVTEDGAETDLDIGHYERFIDIKCNRYSNVTMGKVYDLVLRKERSGEYKGATVQVIPHITNEIKELVKRAGETLNADVVITEIGGSVGDIESLPYLEAIRQLKTDLAKDDVMYIHNTLIPYLHAAGEMKTKPTQHSVKELRSLGIQPNMIVVRSEYPVPQEMKDKIALFCNIKPEEVIEALDAETLYEVPLRLHEQNMDQLVVDFLGLETPQPELSEVEELVKLVKSLKQTVKIALVGKYVELQDAYISAVEAMRHAGYAFSTDVDIQWINSADVTSENVAELLGDADGILVPGGFGDRAIDGKIEAITYAREQKIPFFGISLGLQLAATEIARNVLGLKSAHSLEFDTETEHKITTFHPDCRTASEADSTLRLGAYPCKVSENTKAYNAYGEELVYERHRHRYEINLAYRAQLEEAGFIVSGISPDGRLIEIMELQDHPFFLGCQFHPEFASRPTTPQPLFREFIRAALEHRN; encoded by the coding sequence ATGACAAAATATATTTTTATTACAGGCGGAGTCGTCTCATCTCTTGGTAAAGGAATCAATGCGGCGTCACTCGGACGTTTGCTGAAAAACCGCGGTTTGAAAGTTACCAACCAAAAATTCGACCCGTACATTAACATCGATCCGCGTATGATGAGCCCATACCAGCACGGTGAAGTTTTCGTCACTGAAGACGGGGCGGAAACGGATCTTGACATCGGCCACTACGAACGTTTCATCGATATCAAATGTAATCGGTATTCAAACGTCACAATGGGGAAAGTTTATGATCTTGTATTGCGCAAAGAACGCAGCGGCGAATACAAAGGCGCGACAGTCCAGGTCATTCCGCATATTACAAATGAAATCAAAGAACTGGTCAAACGTGCGGGCGAAACGCTGAATGCAGACGTGGTAATTACAGAAATCGGGGGCAGCGTCGGAGATATCGAGTCATTGCCGTACCTCGAAGCAATCCGCCAATTGAAGACGGACTTAGCAAAAGATGATGTCATGTATATCCACAACACATTAATTCCATACCTTCATGCAGCAGGGGAAATGAAAACAAAGCCGACACAGCACAGCGTGAAAGAATTGCGCAGTCTCGGAATTCAGCCGAACATGATCGTCGTGCGAAGCGAATACCCGGTACCGCAGGAAATGAAAGACAAAATCGCGCTGTTCTGTAACATCAAGCCAGAAGAAGTAATCGAAGCGCTTGACGCAGAAACATTATACGAAGTGCCGCTTCGCCTTCACGAACAAAATATGGACCAGCTTGTTGTTGACTTCCTGGGTCTTGAAACACCGCAGCCTGAACTGTCTGAAGTAGAGGAACTTGTGAAACTGGTAAAATCATTGAAGCAAACAGTGAAAATCGCGCTTGTCGGTAAATATGTAGAATTACAGGATGCGTATATTTCAGCAGTGGAAGCAATGCGCCATGCAGGGTACGCATTCAGCACAGACGTTGATATCCAGTGGATCAACTCAGCAGACGTCACTTCAGAAAACGTGGCGGAACTTCTCGGGGACGCTGACGGAATTCTTGTGCCGGGCGGCTTCGGCGACCGTGCGATTGACGGAAAAATCGAAGCGATCACATACGCACGTGAACAGAAAATTCCGTTCTTCGGCATCAGCCTTGGCTTACAGCTGGCTGCCACTGAAATTGCGCGTAACGTGCTTGGTCTGAAATCTGCTCATTCTTTAGAGTTTGATACAGAGACAGAACATAAAATTACAACATTCCACCCGGATTGCCGCACAGCTAGTGAAGCAGACAGCACATTGCGTCTGGGTGCTTATCCATGTAAAGTGTCTGAAAACACAAAGGCATACAATGCATACGGTGAGGAGCTGGTTTATGAACGCCACCGCCACCGTTATGAAATTAACTTAGCGTACCGCGCGCAGCTGGAAGAGGCAGGATTTATCGTATCGGGCATCAGCCCGGATGGCCGTTTGATCGAAATTATGGAATTGCAGGATCATCCATTTTTCCTCGGCTGCCAGTTCCACCCGGAATTCGCTTCCCGTCCAACTACTCCACAGCCGCTGTTCCGCGAGTTTATCCGTGCAGCACTGGAACACCGAAACTAA